The Miscanthus floridulus cultivar M001 chromosome 7, ASM1932011v1, whole genome shotgun sequence genome includes a region encoding these proteins:
- the LOC136466640 gene encoding glucan endo-1,3-beta-glucosidase 6-like, whose translation MGSRSGDGAAVAAAVLVCWLGFAAAGVGAIGANWGTQASHPLPPETVVRMLKDNGFQKVKLFDAEEGTMKALKKSGLEVMVGIPNDMLSTMATSMKAAEKWVDTNVSSYLNDGVSIRYVAVGNEPFLETYNGSFLQTTFPAIRNIQGALIKAGLGNQVKVTCPLNADVYTSSTSKPSDGDFRTDIHDLMLTIVKFLSDNGGAFTVNIYPFISLYIDPNFPVDYAFFEGASSPIVDGSFTYTNMFDANHDTLIWALKKNGFENLPVIVGEIGWPTDGDRNANAQLAQRFNQGFMSHIASGRGTPMRPGPVDAYLFSLIDEDEKSIQPGNFERHWGIFTYDGLPKYQLNVGTSNSGGLVRARGVKYLEKKWCVLKPSVSLNDPKLADNVGYACSMAECTSLGYKTSCGMLDTRGNISYAFNNYFQKNDQDDVACGFQNLATTTGQDPSTGTCRFGIMIEVDSAFSWRLQGHGNNLLLILLLVLLQLFLSS comes from the exons ATGGGTTCCCGGTCCGGCGAtggagcggcggtggcggctgcgGTGTTGGTTTGTTGGCTGGGCTTCGCGGCGGCCGGCGTCGGCGCCATAGGGGCGAACTGGGGCACGCAGGCGAGCCACCCGCTGCCGCCGGAAACGGTGGTGCGGATGCTCAAGGACAATGGGTTCCAGAAGGTCAAGCTGTTCGACGCCGAGGAGGGCACCATGAAAGCCCTCAAGAAGAGCGGGTTGGAGGTGATGGTCGGCATCCCGAACGACATGCTGTCGACGATGGCCACCAGCATGAAGGCCGCAGAGAAGTGGGTAGACACCAACGTCTCCAGCTACCTCAACGACGGCGTCAGCATCAG GTATGTTGCAGTTGGGAATGAACCTTTCTTGGAGACATACAATGGAAGCTTTCTGCAAACAACTTTTCCTGCCATCAGAAACATACAAGGTGCACTTATAAAAGCCGGTTTGGGCAATCAAGTCAAAGTCACATGCCCTCTCAACGCTGATGTCTATACCTCGTCAACCTCCAAGCCTTCTGATGGGGACTTCCGGACAGATATTCATGATCTGATGCTCACTATAGTAAAATTTCTGAGCGACAATGGTGGAGCTTTCACTGTCAACATATACCCTTTCATAAGCCTCTACATTGACCCAAACTTCCCTGTGGACTATGCCTTCTTTGAGGGGGCCTCATCGCCCATCGTTGATGGCTCCTTCACTTATACTAACATGTTCGACGCGAACCATGACACGCTTATATGGGCTCTGAAAAAGAATGGTTTTGAAAACCTCCCAGTCATTGTCGGGGAGATTGGATGGCCGACTGACGGGGACAGGAACGCCAATGCTCAGCTGGCTCAGCGCTTCAACCAAGGCTTCATGAGCCATATTGCTTCTGGGCGAGGAACACCGATGCGGCCTGGACCTGTTGATGCTTACTTGTTCAGTCTAATCGATGAGGACGAGAAGAGCATACAGCCAGGAAATTTCGAGCGGCACTGGGGGATCTTTACTTATGATGGCTTGCCAAAGTACCAGCTGAATGTCGGGACATCAAATTCAGGCGGTCTTGTGAGAGCAAGGGGTGTGAAGTACCTTGAAAAGAAGTGGTGTGTACTGAAGCCTTCTGTGAGCCTCAACGACCCAAAGCTTGCAGACAACGTGGGTTATGCATGTTCCATGGCAGAATGCACCAGCCTTGGCTACAAGACATCATGTGGGATGCTGGACACCCGCGGCAACATTTCATATGCATTCAACAACTACTTCCAGAAGAATGACCAAGATGATGTGGCCTGTGGGTTTCAGAACCTCGCGACGACCACAGGCCAAGACCCCAGCACTGGGACATGCAGGTTCGGGATCATGATCGAGGTTGACTCCGCCTTCTCATGGAGGCTGCAGGGGCATGGAAACAACCTCCTCTTGATCCTCCTGCTTGTGCTTCTCCAACTATTCCTGTCCTCTTAG